A single Candidatus Limnocylindrales bacterium DNA region contains:
- a CDS encoding right-handed parallel beta-helix repeat-containing protein, translated as MSQGRRRPALTALLGASVWLAHLSLPVPTFAKACGDDVGGARVPCACGDTVVSDTVLRAGDPVVSGRCRGDGLIVRAGELAETIVLDLAGLAIVGRGSGVGIDVDAGGNDGALINGGAEGRRGQIVGFAVGLKSRTPRAVRRLQHVEVRGQVYEGLNLRSAGTLVIDVRAASNGADGIRISGQGGRMIGVEAVGNAGAGLRVLANDVVLQGRAQDNREHGIVVTGMRNDLRGSSAVGNGGYGFLLAGREPNIEGIVAQANGVKDVGHRRKRGQR; from the coding sequence GTGTCTCAGGGCCGCCGCCGACCCGCGCTGACTGCACTGCTCGGCGCGTCGGTCTGGCTGGCCCACCTTTCGCTGCCCGTACCCACATTTGCCAAAGCCTGCGGCGACGACGTCGGCGGCGCCCGCGTCCCCTGCGCCTGCGGCGATACGGTCGTCTCCGACACCGTCCTTCGCGCCGGCGATCCGGTGGTGTCGGGGCGGTGTCGCGGAGACGGCCTGATCGTGCGTGCCGGCGAGCTGGCCGAAACCATCGTTCTGGATCTGGCGGGGCTGGCCATCGTGGGCCGCGGTTCGGGTGTCGGCATCGACGTCGACGCGGGAGGCAATGACGGTGCGTTGATCAATGGCGGTGCCGAGGGCCGCCGCGGCCAGATCGTCGGCTTCGCCGTCGGCCTCAAGTCCCGTACCCCACGCGCCGTGCGCCGGCTTCAGCACGTCGAGGTCCGCGGACAGGTCTACGAGGGATTGAACCTGCGCTCTGCAGGCACCCTGGTCATCGACGTCCGCGCCGCGAGCAACGGTGCCGACGGCATCCGCATCTCGGGGCAGGGCGGCCGCATGATCGGCGTCGAGGCCGTGGGCAACGCGGGCGCCGGGCTGCGGGTGCTCGCGAACGACGTCGTCCTTCAGGGGCGGGCACAGGACAACCGCGAGCATGGAATCGTCGTGACCGGCATGCGCAACGACCTGCGCGGCTCCTCGGCCGTCGGCAACGGCGGCTACGGCTTCCTGCTCGCCGGTCGCGAGCCGAACATCGAGGGGATCGTCGCGCAAGCCAACGGCGTCAAGGACGTCGGCCACCGCAGGAAGAGAGGGCAACGATGA
- a CDS encoding HAD family hydrolase, translating to MNQPLRIECVLLDVDGTLIDSNAAHASSWADALSENGRPGLYFKARRMVGMGGDKMLPLLTGLDPESDEGRAILERRVQIFRERYLARIRPFPCVRELLDRMRDQGLRLVVASSARDDELESLLEIAGARPFLYKATSSDDAEHSKPDPDIVQAALRKGRSAPARALMIGDTPYDVEAARRAGVAVIAFRCGGWTNESLRGARAVYRDPAALYQRYRRSPLRPA from the coding sequence GTGAACCAACCACTGCGCATCGAGTGCGTGCTCCTGGACGTGGATGGCACGTTGATCGACAGCAACGCTGCGCACGCGTCGTCGTGGGCAGACGCACTCTCCGAAAACGGACGGCCGGGCCTCTACTTCAAGGCCCGGCGGATGGTGGGCATGGGCGGCGACAAGATGCTGCCGCTTCTGACCGGTCTCGATCCCGAGTCCGACGAAGGCAGAGCGATCCTGGAGCGGCGCGTGCAGATCTTTCGCGAGCGCTACCTGGCCAGGATCCGCCCTTTCCCTTGCGTGCGCGAGCTTCTCGACCGCATGCGCGACCAGGGACTGCGCCTGGTGGTTGCCAGCAGTGCGCGCGACGATGAGCTCGAGTCGCTGCTGGAGATCGCCGGCGCGCGGCCGTTCCTCTACAAGGCCACATCCTCCGATGACGCAGAGCATTCCAAACCGGACCCGGACATCGTTCAGGCGGCGCTGCGCAAGGGACGCAGCGCTCCCGCACGCGCCTTGATGATCGGCGACACTCCCTACGACGTCGAGGCCGCCAGGCGCGCCGGCGTTGCCGTCATCGCATTCCGGTGCGGCGGCTGGACGAACGAAAGCCTGCGAGGCGCGCGTGCCGTCTATCGAGATCCTGCCGCTCTGTACCAGCGCTATCGACGGTCACCGCTGCGACCGGCATGA
- a CDS encoding hemerythrin domain-containing protein, with product MPNRGNRKDAIALLKEDHKKVKGLLAKLEKTTERSGDQRQKLLAQLEQEIQMHTTIEEEIFYPAYRDAVTKKQDAKLYQEAIEEHHVADVVLTEIKGVDAQSEEFSAKGKVLKELIEHHASEEEKSMFPKARKAMDAAQLKELGAQIQARKGELQSEGEGWIPSPKELLSALSAKSGMDKMMGGGGRSRSRSVAATGSGESGSTGKSGSKGGTGGRSRKSATSGKSARSGRSTSPRSASVAAKGASPKSSSRGKNAKSGSSAAKNKSKTSRSRSSSKSGRGHR from the coding sequence ATGCCCAATCGAGGAAACAGAAAGGACGCCATCGCTTTGCTCAAGGAGGATCACAAGAAGGTGAAGGGCCTTCTGGCCAAGCTCGAGAAGACCACCGAGCGCTCCGGCGACCAGCGCCAGAAGCTGCTCGCGCAGCTCGAGCAGGAAATCCAGATGCACACGACCATCGAGGAGGAGATCTTCTACCCTGCCTATCGCGACGCCGTCACCAAGAAGCAGGACGCCAAGCTCTACCAGGAGGCGATCGAGGAGCATCACGTCGCCGACGTGGTGCTGACCGAAATCAAGGGCGTGGACGCGCAGTCCGAGGAGTTCTCGGCCAAGGGCAAGGTGCTCAAGGAGCTGATCGAGCACCACGCCAGCGAGGAAGAGAAGTCGATGTTCCCCAAGGCCCGCAAAGCCATGGACGCCGCGCAGCTCAAGGAGCTGGGCGCGCAGATCCAGGCGCGCAAGGGTGAGCTTCAGAGCGAGGGCGAGGGCTGGATCCCGAGCCCCAAGGAGCTGCTCTCGGCGCTGTCGGCCAAGTCGGGAATGGACAAGATGATGGGCGGCGGCGGGCGCTCGCGTTCACGCTCGGTGGCGGCTACCGGCTCCGGCGAATCCGGCTCCACCGGCAAGTCCGGGTCGAAGGGCGGTACCGGCGGTCGCTCGCGCAAGTCGGCGACCTCCGGCAAATCCGCCAGGTCCGGTCGCTCCACCTCGCCTCGCTCGGCATCGGTGGCGGCAAAAGGCGCCTCTCCCAAGTCTTCGTCGCGCGGCAAGAACGCCAAGTCCGGATCGTCGGCCGCCAAGAACAAATCCAAGACGTCGCGCAGCCGGTCCAGCAGCAAATCTGGACGCGGCCACCGCTAG
- the larB gene encoding nickel pincer cofactor biosynthesis protein LarB: protein MTPQLLRDLLERVARGELGAEQALEQIRHLPFRDVDAGRIDHHRELRTGIPEVIFGAGKSAEQIVAIAREMADRGSGLLVTRIEQGPAAALMSAVSGVEYFPAARLAMRRRSHAIEGVAASMRVAVVSAGTSDAGVAEEAALTLEFLGIQVRRHCDVGVAGIHRLLADRTAIGEATVVIVVAGMEGALPSVVAGLIDRPVIAVPTSVGYGASFGGLAALLSMMTSCAPGITVVNIDNGFGAAVAAAAILRAIGRGGA from the coding sequence ATGACGCCCCAGCTCCTTCGAGATCTTCTCGAGCGCGTGGCGCGCGGCGAGCTGGGCGCCGAGCAGGCGCTGGAGCAGATCCGCCATCTCCCGTTTCGTGACGTCGACGCCGGCCGCATCGACCACCACCGCGAGCTTCGCACCGGCATCCCCGAAGTGATCTTCGGCGCCGGCAAGAGTGCCGAACAGATCGTGGCCATCGCCCGCGAGATGGCCGATCGCGGCAGCGGGCTGCTCGTCACGCGAATCGAGCAGGGGCCGGCCGCCGCGCTGATGTCGGCCGTCTCGGGCGTGGAGTACTTCCCGGCCGCGCGCCTTGCGATGCGCAGGCGCAGCCACGCCATCGAGGGTGTTGCTGCGTCGATGCGCGTGGCGGTGGTGTCGGCGGGAACTTCCGATGCCGGGGTGGCCGAGGAAGCGGCGCTGACGCTGGAATTCCTCGGCATCCAGGTGCGGCGTCATTGCGACGTGGGCGTGGCCGGCATCCATCGGCTGCTCGCCGACCGCACCGCCATCGGTGAAGCGACGGTCGTGATCGTGGTCGCGGGCATGGAAGGCGCGCTGCCCAGCGTCGTTGCCGGCCTGATCGACCGGCCCGTCATCGCGGTGCCCACCAGCGTCGGCTACGGCGCCAGCTTCGGCGGCCTGGCGGCGCTGCTTTCGATGATGACCTCGTGCGCGCCGGGCATCACCGTCGTCAACATCGACAACGGCTTCGGCGCGGCCGTGGCGGCTGCGGCGATTCTGCGTGCGATCGGACGGGGCGGCGCCTGA
- a CDS encoding phosphatidylserine/phosphatidylglycerophosphate/cardiolipin synthase family protein: protein MLAAITLVAGCGLWPVRAERPGGSPVRAAPPATATLRQTFETFADPPDVAALRFYGDNTQAWTERWRLLQSAQHAIDVSYFLLHEDVFGLAFLGHLLERAQAGVSVRVLLDAYGTRMLREIGGNDHLEELAATRGVTVRKYRPLWRRWTEGLLTLRASAIMASEHDKILVIDRSRSLIGGRNIAAEYFEQPAPGNRAFRDADLRIDSPRIAEALTGAFERQFESEDAVPASDWDSGSEVRRELLHAYEAMDQWLHGTEATPVESGTEPPWLRELRSYPQLFGALQSPPPRPVRGETRILDSHTRRTAAADPITDAVLRLVQTAEREVFVQTPYVVLSEDGVQALEEASARGVAITIVTNSPVSSDNALSQAFFLEQWPEIMARVPTLRLIVAGGRHNLHTKGITFDGVLTMLGTYNLDPVSMRLNSEVMAVTWSGELAALVEEQARSLIARGEPEVFEYRIQRDADGRAMRDDDGEVRIAYGPRDHCTPEEWTALAAYWAVLKAARTFVGFSPIL, encoded by the coding sequence ATGCTCGCCGCCATCACCCTGGTTGCAGGTTGTGGGCTGTGGCCCGTGCGAGCCGAGCGGCCCGGCGGTTCGCCGGTGCGCGCTGCGCCGCCCGCGACCGCCACCTTGCGGCAGACGTTCGAGACGTTCGCCGATCCTCCCGACGTCGCGGCGCTTCGCTTCTACGGCGACAATACCCAGGCCTGGACCGAGCGCTGGAGGCTCCTGCAGAGCGCCCAGCACGCGATCGACGTCAGCTACTTCCTGCTTCACGAGGACGTGTTCGGGCTGGCATTCCTCGGACATCTGCTCGAACGCGCCCAGGCCGGCGTCTCCGTGCGCGTCCTGCTCGACGCCTACGGCACCAGGATGCTGCGGGAGATCGGCGGCAACGATCATCTCGAAGAGCTGGCAGCCACTCGCGGCGTGACGGTGAGGAAGTATCGTCCGCTGTGGCGCCGCTGGACCGAGGGCCTGCTGACGCTGCGTGCGAGCGCCATCATGGCGAGCGAGCACGACAAGATCCTCGTCATCGATCGCAGCAGGAGCCTGATCGGCGGACGCAACATCGCCGCCGAGTACTTCGAGCAGCCGGCGCCAGGCAATCGCGCTTTTCGCGACGCCGATCTGCGCATCGACAGCCCGCGCATCGCCGAGGCGCTCACAGGCGCGTTCGAGCGACAGTTCGAGAGCGAGGATGCGGTGCCCGCCAGCGACTGGGACAGCGGCAGCGAGGTTCGCCGGGAGCTGCTGCACGCGTACGAGGCGATGGACCAGTGGCTGCACGGGACCGAGGCGACGCCGGTCGAGAGCGGGACGGAGCCGCCGTGGCTGCGCGAGCTTCGATCCTACCCGCAGCTGTTCGGCGCGCTGCAGTCGCCGCCGCCCCGCCCGGTGCGCGGCGAAACGCGCATCCTCGACAGCCACACTCGCCGGACCGCCGCCGCCGATCCCATCACCGACGCCGTCCTTCGCCTGGTGCAGACGGCCGAGCGCGAGGTGTTCGTGCAGACGCCGTACGTCGTTCTCTCCGAAGACGGCGTGCAGGCTCTCGAGGAGGCATCCGCCCGCGGCGTTGCCATCACCATCGTGACCAACAGTCCGGTCTCGAGCGACAATGCACTGAGCCAGGCGTTCTTCCTGGAGCAGTGGCCGGAGATCATGGCGCGTGTGCCGACGCTGCGGCTGATCGTCGCCGGCGGGCGGCACAACCTTCACACGAAGGGGATCACGTTCGACGGCGTGCTGACGATGCTCGGCACCTACAACCTCGATCCCGTCAGCATGCGGCTCAACAGCGAAGTCATGGCGGTGACGTGGTCGGGCGAGCTGGCGGCGCTCGTCGAGGAGCAGGCGCGCAGCCTGATCGCGCGAGGCGAGCCGGAGGTGTTCGAATACCGCATCCAGCGTGACGCCGATGGTCGAGCCATGCGAGACGATGACGGAGAGGTCCGGATCGCCTACGGCCCGCGCGACCACTGCACGCCCGAGGAGTGGACGGCGCTTGCAGCCTATTGGGCGGTGCTGAAGGCGGCACGCACCTTCGTCGGGTTCTCGCCGATCCTGTAG
- a CDS encoding TIGR03557 family F420-dependent LLM class oxidoreductase translates to MTAKIGYAAMLEQFSPSEMLELCVAAEAAGFEGIMAADHLQPWVPQQGQSAFVWAFMAAAAERTRGDIGPGVTCPSFRMHPVMVAQAAATMAAMYPGRFWLGLGSGEALNEHVIAGYWPEAVERTHRMFEAVDIIQRLLTGKQIRHDGRFFKMETIRLWTLPQEPPPIYIATAGPLTAHRTGMIADGLITVGAPVEKVAGILEKCREGCREVGNDCDRFRFTLQLHLSWAPTDEEAMRNAIVEWPNGAMKFPKQDIRSPHDFEQIARMVGPEDFQGRMVISSDLEAHRKEIQKFLDLGFHQIYLHNVGRNQRQWLEAFGREVLPALHA, encoded by the coding sequence ATGACAGCAAAGATCGGTTACGCCGCGATGCTCGAACAGTTTTCGCCGAGCGAGATGCTCGAGCTCTGCGTTGCCGCCGAGGCCGCCGGCTTCGAGGGCATCATGGCGGCCGATCACCTGCAGCCATGGGTCCCGCAGCAAGGCCAGTCGGCGTTCGTGTGGGCCTTCATGGCTGCCGCCGCCGAGCGCACACGCGGCGACATAGGGCCGGGCGTGACCTGTCCGTCGTTTCGCATGCACCCCGTGATGGTCGCACAGGCCGCGGCGACGATGGCCGCCATGTATCCGGGAAGGTTCTGGCTCGGCCTCGGCTCAGGCGAGGCGCTCAACGAGCACGTCATCGCCGGCTACTGGCCCGAAGCGGTCGAGCGCACTCATCGCATGTTCGAGGCGGTCGACATCATCCAGCGCCTGCTGACGGGCAAGCAGATCCGGCACGACGGCCGCTTCTTCAAGATGGAGACGATCCGCCTGTGGACGCTGCCGCAGGAGCCCCCGCCCATTTACATCGCGACGGCTGGCCCGCTGACGGCGCACCGTACGGGAATGATCGCGGACGGGCTCATCACGGTGGGTGCGCCCGTGGAGAAGGTCGCAGGGATCCTGGAGAAGTGCCGCGAAGGCTGCCGCGAGGTCGGCAACGATTGCGACCGGTTCCGCTTCACGCTGCAGCTGCATCTGTCGTGGGCGCCGACCGACGAGGAGGCCATGCGCAATGCCATCGTCGAATGGCCCAACGGCGCAATGAAGTTTCCGAAGCAGGACATCCGCTCGCCGCACGACTTCGAGCAGATCGCCAGGATGGTCGGGCCCGAGGACTTCCAGGGACGCATGGTGATCAGCTCCGATCTCGAAGCGCATCGCAAGGAGATCCAGAAGTTCCTCGACCTCGGCTTCCACCAGATCTACCTGCACAACGTCGGTCGCAATCAGCGTCAGTGGCTCGAAGCGTTCGGGCGCGAGGTGCTGCCGGCGCTGCACGCGTGA
- a CDS encoding trypsin-like serine protease, with amino-acid sequence MKIEVGRALLAALVLGLAGGGQAWADGVEAETPGTGSIVNGIPTNLQPTTGALLFVGPDTKNQFLDCSVVLIGCRTALTAAHCICKDSNNAELCEAREIANLGEEDLRVFFQHSGIHHVRDVFINPEYERGKRGDIAVLRLSEKVTGVEPARANLKDGIAVQHGTEGIIAGFGNSGDDRLDAAIKRVGEVVTDKCPAGIIEPANICWNFIEPIEAPGSEANVCFKDDGGPLFVDFGSGPVVAGIHAGGSDTCEEFAFAYDTNVFKNHQWIMNVGGVDIGREQCSLLNEVGENNVVVKGASGKLPKSEDEARFVFDIPQDTILLRVTVNGDTEREGDYDLFVGLDEAPTKFDNDCQSRGVGQFGVCEIANPDAEKVSVLIKHVFQGQGRGRSRFQVTVTAFGPPPDGLLPPAPRQLRYENRSEILRRFMWLDESFNEEGFQIQRSLGRFTDDFVTRGQVAADKDFFLDSTNPDNIYTYRVRAFNESGFSEWSNDCIVNDPGPTPPNRLRVEEITDNKVVLRWNDRSDDETGFELQRRVAGAKRWRQVAILNADDERHADRSVDGDTAYEYRVRAKGRFVNCIKDSKFSPKLLVSTP; translated from the coding sequence GTGAAAATCGAAGTGGGAAGAGCATTGCTCGCGGCGCTGGTTCTGGGGTTGGCCGGCGGCGGGCAGGCGTGGGCCGATGGAGTGGAGGCGGAGACGCCGGGGACGGGCAGCATCGTCAACGGCATCCCCACCAACCTGCAACCCACCACCGGTGCGCTGCTCTTCGTCGGGCCCGATACCAAGAACCAGTTTCTCGACTGCTCCGTCGTCCTGATCGGCTGCCGCACCGCCCTGACCGCCGCGCACTGCATCTGCAAGGATTCCAACAACGCCGAGCTGTGCGAGGCCAGGGAGATCGCCAACCTCGGCGAGGAAGACCTGCGCGTCTTCTTCCAGCACAGCGGCATCCATCACGTCCGGGACGTCTTCATCAATCCCGAGTACGAGCGCGGCAAGCGCGGCGACATCGCCGTGCTGCGCCTGTCGGAGAAGGTGACCGGCGTCGAGCCCGCGCGCGCCAACCTCAAGGACGGCATCGCCGTGCAGCACGGCACCGAAGGCATCATTGCCGGCTTCGGAAACAGCGGCGACGACAGGCTCGACGCCGCCATCAAGCGCGTCGGTGAGGTGGTCACCGACAAGTGCCCCGCCGGCATCATCGAGCCGGCCAACATCTGCTGGAACTTCATCGAGCCGATCGAGGCGCCCGGAAGCGAAGCCAACGTCTGCTTCAAGGATGACGGCGGACCTCTGTTCGTCGACTTCGGCTCCGGCCCCGTTGTCGCGGGAATTCACGCCGGCGGCAGCGACACCTGCGAGGAGTTCGCGTTCGCCTACGACACCAACGTCTTCAAGAACCATCAGTGGATCATGAACGTGGGCGGCGTCGACATCGGCCGCGAGCAGTGCAGCCTCCTGAACGAGGTCGGCGAGAACAACGTCGTCGTCAAGGGCGCCTCCGGCAAGCTGCCGAAGTCCGAGGACGAGGCCCGCTTCGTGTTCGACATTCCGCAGGACACGATCCTGCTTCGCGTGACCGTCAACGGCGACACCGAGCGCGAAGGCGACTACGACCTTTTCGTGGGCCTCGACGAGGCGCCGACCAAGTTCGACAACGATTGCCAGTCGCGCGGAGTGGGCCAGTTCGGCGTCTGCGAGATCGCCAATCCGGACGCCGAGAAGGTCAGCGTCCTGATCAAGCACGTCTTCCAGGGTCAGGGCCGCGGTCGCAGCCGCTTCCAGGTGACCGTGACCGCGTTCGGACCGCCGCCCGACGGGCTGCTGCCGCCGGCGCCGCGGCAGCTGCGCTACGAGAACCGCAGCGAGATCCTGCGCCGCTTCATGTGGCTGGACGAGTCGTTCAACGAGGAAGGCTTCCAGATCCAGCGCAGCCTCGGCAGGTTCACCGACGACTTCGTCACGCGCGGGCAGGTCGCTGCCGACAAGGACTTCTTCCTCGACAGCACCAATCCCGACAACATCTACACCTACCGCGTCCGCGCCTTCAACGAGTCGGGCTTCTCGGAGTGGAGCAACGACTGCATCGTCAACGATCCGGGCCCCACGCCGCCCAACCGCCTGCGCGTCGAGGAGATCACCGACAACAAGGTGGTGCTGCGCTGGAACGACCGCAGCGACGACGAGACCGGGTTCGAGCTGCAGCGGCGGGTCGCCGGTGCGAAGCGCTGGCGGCAGGTTGCCATCCTCAACGCCGACGATGAGCGCCATGCCGACCGCAGCGTCGACGGCGACACGGCTTACGAGTACCGCGTGCGGGCCAAGGGGCGCTTCGTCAACTGCATCAAGGACTCGAAGTTCAGCCCGAAGCTCCTCGTGTCCACCCCGTAG
- the thiL gene encoding thiamine-phosphate kinase, with translation MASRRMQQPSANGEHDFLEGIRGLVDGGGRGGGVLVGIGDDAAVVRTSGLTVLTTDTVMEGVHFRPGWLRPGELGVRAFRAAVSDVAAMGARPRYVLLSLEVPVLAPGRTRFDPRFATALIRGLARDARGAGAALVGGNIAAASCWALTVTVVGEARTKPVTRDGARAGDVVVVTGELGGAAAGVAALSGGGASPALTRGYRNPPTRVEVAAELAEAGLLHAMIDVSDGLLQDLGHLSRRSSVRVEVDTDAVPIHAAARRLTATREAALALAVTGGEDYELAMTVAARHVPAITRIAARHRCRVSVIGQVRSGKPAVVDVTGRKWPQAGFDHLRARRRR, from the coding sequence ATGGCGAGCCGGCGCATGCAGCAGCCCTCGGCAAACGGCGAGCACGATTTCCTCGAGGGCATCCGCGGTCTCGTCGACGGTGGCGGTCGCGGCGGCGGCGTTCTCGTGGGTATCGGAGATGATGCGGCCGTCGTACGCACGAGTGGCCTGACGGTGCTGACCACCGACACCGTGATGGAGGGCGTGCACTTTCGTCCCGGCTGGCTGCGGCCCGGCGAGCTGGGCGTGCGCGCCTTCCGCGCCGCCGTCTCCGACGTCGCGGCAATGGGCGCGCGGCCGCGATACGTCCTTCTCTCGCTGGAGGTCCCGGTGCTGGCGCCGGGGCGTACGCGCTTCGATCCACGATTCGCGACCGCGCTGATCCGCGGCCTTGCCCGTGATGCCCGAGGCGCCGGCGCCGCGCTGGTCGGGGGTAACATCGCCGCCGCATCGTGCTGGGCCCTGACCGTGACGGTCGTCGGTGAGGCGCGCACGAAGCCGGTGACGCGAGACGGCGCGCGCGCGGGTGACGTCGTCGTGGTCACCGGAGAGCTCGGCGGTGCGGCAGCAGGCGTGGCCGCGCTCAGCGGCGGCGGCGCCTCGCCCGCTCTGACGCGCGGCTATCGGAATCCACCCACTCGTGTCGAAGTCGCAGCCGAGCTGGCCGAAGCCGGGTTGCTGCACGCGATGATCGATGTCTCCGATGGTCTTCTGCAGGACCTTGGACACCTCAGCCGCCGCTCGAGCGTCCGCGTCGAGGTCGACACCGATGCGGTGCCCATTCATGCGGCCGCGCGGCGGCTGACGGCAACGCGCGAGGCTGCGCTGGCGCTCGCCGTTACCGGAGGCGAGGACTACGAGCTCGCAATGACGGTCGCAGCCAGGCACGTTCCCGCGATCACTCGCATCGCCGCGCGTCATCGCTGCCGAGTCAGCGTGATCGGCCAGGTTCGCAGCGGTAAGCCGGCCGTGGTCGACGTCACCGGCAGGAAATGGCCGCAGGCGGGTTTCGACCACCTGCGTGCAAGGCGCCGGCGCTGA